A single genomic interval of Porphyromonas sp. oral taxon 275 harbors:
- the gldE gene encoding gliding motility-associated protein GldE: MSSSEVAFFSLSPSDIDEIKEEEHPADSALLELLKDSERLLATILIGNNLVNVAIVILTGYAFSQIFDFGTSPLLGFLVQTVILTLLLLLFGEIIPKVYAQARPLAFSRFSAGKMRLISRVLRPFATLLMRTTSLVTSRMQPKKYDLSVDELSQAVDLLEGHEPEEKELFEEIINFHHKTASEIMVPRVDMCDIDISWDFARVLAFAIECGYSRIPIYEDSEDNIRGILYIKDLLPHKDKPAEFDWRGLIREAYFIPENKPLDDLLEAFRSSKKHIAVVVDEYGGTSGIVTMEDLLEEIVGEISDEYDEEELPYKRLPDGSYLFEGGTPLTDVLRALNLPSGTFGKGEDQVDTLGGLVLELKQDLPRKGDVVTSEGWRLEVTGLEKFRITEVKLTPPPAATSSSS, from the coding sequence ATGTCCTCTAGCGAGGTAGCCTTCTTCTCCCTCTCACCGAGCGACATCGATGAGATCAAGGAAGAGGAGCACCCTGCCGACTCGGCACTGCTGGAGCTGCTGAAGGACTCGGAGCGCCTGCTGGCGACCATCCTCATCGGGAACAACCTCGTGAATGTAGCCATCGTCATCCTGACGGGCTACGCCTTCAGCCAGATCTTCGACTTCGGGACAAGCCCACTGCTGGGCTTCCTGGTGCAGACAGTCATCCTGACGCTGCTGCTGCTGCTCTTCGGGGAGATCATCCCCAAGGTCTACGCGCAGGCACGGCCGCTGGCCTTCAGCCGCTTCTCTGCCGGCAAGATGCGCCTCATCAGCCGCGTGCTCCGCCCCTTCGCCACGCTTCTGATGCGCACCACGAGCCTTGTGACCAGCCGCATGCAGCCCAAGAAGTACGACCTCTCGGTCGATGAGCTCTCGCAGGCCGTCGACCTACTGGAGGGACACGAGCCCGAGGAGAAGGAGCTCTTCGAGGAGATCATCAACTTCCATCACAAGACAGCCTCCGAGATCATGGTGCCGCGCGTGGATATGTGCGACATCGACATCAGCTGGGACTTCGCCCGCGTCCTGGCCTTCGCCATCGAGTGCGGCTACTCTCGTATCCCTATCTACGAGGACTCGGAGGACAATATCCGAGGCATCCTCTACATCAAGGACCTGCTGCCGCACAAGGATAAGCCCGCCGAGTTCGACTGGCGTGGGCTCATCCGCGAGGCCTACTTCATCCCCGAGAACAAGCCCCTGGATGACCTCCTCGAGGCCTTCCGCAGCAGCAAGAAGCACATCGCTGTCGTCGTCGACGAGTACGGCGGTACGAGTGGTATCGTGACGATGGAGGACCTACTGGAGGAGATCGTCGGGGAGATCTCGGACGAGTACGACGAGGAGGAGCTGCCCTACAAGCGGCTCCCCGACGGGAGCTACCTCTTCGAGGGTGGCACGCCGCTGACGGACGTCCTGCGCGCACTCAACCTCCCCTCTGGCACCTTCGGCAAGGGCGAGGACCAAGTAGACACCCTCGGGGGGCTCGTCCTCGAGCTGAAGCAAGACCTACCCCGCAAGGGCGATGTCGTGACGAGCGAAGGCTGGCGCCTGGAGGTGACGGGGCTGGAGAAGTTCCGCATCACCGAGGTCAAGCTCACCCCGCCGCCTGCCGCGACAAGCAGCTCCAGCTAG
- a CDS encoding TatD family hydrolase, protein MEVPFIDLHTHHEAAPSAEAWQLISRSLSEGLSPAPPPRSAYSLGIHPWQINALGEEPLPQLEQALSQGHFLALGEAGLDKRCGTDYTRQQQLLRGEIELSERLQLPLILHLVKGTTELLALRRELRPHMPWVVHGFRGKATEAAQLLGQGLYLSFGRYYHPESLALAHRADAAFLETDEAPLPIEDIYTEAASTLGLPLSELRHQLYERCQRLLALPPAK, encoded by the coding sequence ATGGAGGTTCCCTTCATCGACCTACATACCCACCACGAGGCAGCCCCCAGCGCGGAGGCCTGGCAACTGATCAGCCGTAGCCTCAGCGAGGGACTCTCCCCAGCCCCGCCTCCCCGCAGCGCCTACAGCCTAGGGATACACCCTTGGCAGATTAATGCGCTCGGCGAAGAGCCCCTGCCCCAGCTCGAGCAAGCCCTCAGCCAAGGTCATTTCCTTGCCCTCGGCGAAGCAGGTCTCGACAAGCGCTGCGGCACGGACTACACGCGCCAGCAGCAGCTACTCCGTGGGGAGATCGAGCTCTCGGAGCGCCTCCAGCTGCCCCTCATCCTACACCTGGTCAAGGGTACGACCGAGCTCCTCGCCCTACGGCGCGAGCTTCGTCCCCACATGCCCTGGGTCGTCCACGGCTTCAGAGGCAAGGCTACGGAGGCGGCCCAGCTCCTAGGCCAAGGACTCTACCTCAGCTTCGGCCGCTACTACCATCCCGAGAGCCTCGCCCTAGCCCATAGGGCGGATGCCGCCTTCCTAGAGACAGACGAGGCGCCCCTCCCGATCGAGGACATCTACACCGAGGCCGCTAGCACCCTCGGCCTCCCCCTCTCCGAGCTCCGCCACCAGCTCTACGAGCGCTGCCAGCGCCTCCTCGCCCTCCCTCCAGCCAAGTAA
- the rnpA gene encoding ribonuclease P protein component gives MDSPSLVLRNTLSKEERLHLKRDVDALFASGSAFIAYPLRVVVHVRPALEGERPGAAILVVVAKKYFKRANKRNRIKRLIRESYRVQKHPLTEQAQRHGLRVHLGFLSVAKTLPSYAEVSRGMEKALARVLERLSEAPHPAAPESHE, from the coding sequence GTGGACAGCCCTAGCCTAGTCCTTCGCAATACGCTATCCAAGGAAGAGCGTCTGCATCTCAAGCGAGATGTAGACGCCCTTTTTGCTTCGGGCTCAGCCTTCATCGCCTACCCGCTGCGTGTCGTCGTGCACGTCCGCCCTGCCCTCGAGGGCGAGCGCCCTGGGGCTGCTATCCTCGTCGTCGTAGCCAAGAAGTACTTCAAGCGCGCCAATAAGCGCAACCGCATCAAGCGCCTCATCCGCGAGAGCTACCGCGTGCAGAAGCATCCCCTCACCGAGCAGGCACAGCGCCACGGCCTCAGGGTACACCTCGGCTTCCTCTCGGTGGCAAAGACCCTCCCCAGCTATGCCGAGGTCTCCCGTGGTATGGAGAAGGCGCTGGCACGTGTCCTCGAGCGCCTCAGCGAGGCCCCGCACCCAGCAGCCCCCGAGTCCCATGAGTAG
- a CDS encoding DUF4271 domain-containing protein: MTLFRYEAFTNLSYLGVGILWLLMLVLWLYTPGLLAVAVHSLRSRGRDTGMGYIARFAPINLFRFLVYLVNSLGIGFLSLRLMGLMGALPAGKQDYQGMLLFVGGVSLGCYAFLFLRSRLFWLWRYLFFGGLVGEALRQDYFFLDWLRALCLAPLGLLCLSPLPAPLLLQLTLGLLLLIQGLGILQLIRRLAASSAGYVLLFLYLCAHELAPFLYLLGLGRYLGMYS; this comes from the coding sequence ATGACCCTCTTCCGATACGAGGCCTTCACCAACCTCAGCTACCTAGGCGTCGGCATCCTCTGGCTGCTGATGCTCGTCCTGTGGCTCTATACGCCTGGGCTACTCGCCGTAGCCGTGCATAGCCTCCGTAGCCGTGGCCGTGATACGGGGATGGGCTATATCGCCCGCTTCGCCCCGATCAACCTTTTCCGCTTCCTCGTCTACCTCGTCAATAGTCTAGGGATAGGCTTCCTATCGCTACGGTTGATGGGCTTGATGGGCGCACTTCCCGCGGGCAAGCAGGACTACCAGGGGATGCTGCTCTTTGTCGGGGGCGTCAGCCTCGGCTGCTATGCCTTCCTCTTCCTACGCTCTCGGCTCTTCTGGCTCTGGCGCTACCTCTTCTTCGGAGGGCTCGTAGGTGAGGCGCTGAGGCAGGACTACTTCTTCCTCGACTGGCTGCGCGCGCTGTGTCTAGCACCACTGGGACTACTCTGCCTAAGCCCCCTCCCCGCGCCCCTCCTCCTGCAGCTCACGCTGGGCCTGCTCCTCCTCATACAAGGGCTAGGTATCCTCCAGCTTATCCGCAGGTTAGCCGCGTCTTCGGCTGGCTATGTGCTCCTTTTTTTGTACCTTTGCGCCCACGAATTAGCGCCCTTCCTCTACTTGCTAGGCCTCGGGCGCTATCTAGGTATGTATTCATGA
- the rplI gene encoding 50S ribosomal protein L9 yields MEVILKEDVVGLGYKDDIVTVKNGYGRNFLIPTGKAIIATESAKKILAENLRQRAHKIAAIKKEAEERATKYQGVRLSITAHTNVATGALYGSVSAAEIAEALLAKGLETERKLIFVKTIKEVGNYIATVRLHKEVAVEIPVEVLSDAPLAVEKKEEAPAAEAPAAEEAAAEA; encoded by the coding sequence ATGGAAGTTATTTTGAAAGAAGACGTAGTCGGCCTCGGCTACAAGGACGATATCGTCACAGTGAAGAACGGCTACGGTCGCAACTTTCTAATCCCCACAGGTAAGGCGATCATCGCTACGGAGTCGGCTAAGAAGATCCTAGCTGAGAACCTCCGCCAGCGTGCCCACAAGATCGCTGCCATCAAGAAGGAAGCCGAAGAGCGCGCTACCAAGTACCAGGGCGTACGCCTCTCGATCACGGCCCACACCAACGTCGCTACGGGCGCCCTCTATGGCTCTGTATCGGCTGCCGAGATCGCCGAAGCGCTGCTGGCTAAGGGTCTGGAGACCGAGCGCAAGCTCATCTTCGTCAAGACCATCAAGGAGGTCGGTAACTACATCGCTACCGTGCGCCTGCACAAGGAAGTGGCTGTAGAGATCCCCGTCGAAGTCCTCTCCGATGCTCCCCTAGCGGTGGAGAAGAAGGAAGAGGCTCCTGCTGCTGAGGCTCCCGCAGCCGAGGAGGCAGCAGCTGAGGCTTAG
- a CDS encoding 4'-phosphopantetheinyl transferase superfamily protein, whose protein sequence is MALELQQLACALEGARLVLCRFAPAADRRERRALEQEATQAALHYALGKASPLAHHPHGAPYLPEEPGWAVSLSHSASAVALLLAPQQSPLHIGIDIEEERAELERVLPRFVHGPELVQLEAKGLPRATALGLLWTAKEAAYKAVNPPSGSLLSFVLERCDPAEGLLSLRYAPLELQLELHYLQLAGYLINYTEPIPAALLSPQLQL, encoded by the coding sequence ATGGCTCTAGAGCTACAGCAGCTCGCCTGTGCCCTAGAGGGCGCACGACTTGTCCTCTGCCGCTTTGCCCCAGCTGCTGACCGCCGCGAGCGGCGAGCACTGGAGCAGGAGGCTACACAGGCGGCGCTGCACTACGCCCTCGGGAAGGCTAGCCCCCTAGCACACCACCCGCACGGAGCTCCCTATCTCCCCGAGGAGCCTGGCTGGGCCGTGAGTCTCAGCCACAGTGCGAGTGCCGTCGCCCTGCTCCTTGCCCCACAGCAATCCCCCCTCCACATAGGTATAGACATCGAGGAGGAGCGCGCCGAGCTCGAGCGCGTCCTGCCTCGCTTCGTCCATGGGCCCGAGCTGGTGCAGCTCGAGGCTAAGGGTCTCCCTCGAGCAACGGCCCTCGGCCTCCTCTGGACGGCCAAGGAAGCAGCCTACAAGGCGGTGAACCCACCGAGCGGCTCCCTCCTCAGCTTCGTCCTCGAGCGCTGTGACCCAGCCGAGGGGCTCCTCAGCCTCCGCTACGCTCCCCTAGAGCTCCAGCTCGAGCTGCATTACCTCCAGCTCGCGGGCTACCTCATCAACTATACCGAGCCTATCCCCGCAGCGCTCCTCTCCCCTCAGCTCCAGCTCTAG
- a CDS encoding uroporphyrinogen-III synthase, with the protein MSIKKILISQPKPESGKSPYFDIAARHDAEATFRPFIVVESVSSREFRDQKVNILDHTAIVFTSRIAMEHFFKLAEELRVSLSEDMKYFCINEQVAHYLQKFIVYRKRKVFYPEAGGQTELVALMHKHAKEHYFLPVAEDHKADLIDLLEAKKLQYSKAVMYRTVSAEFSPEEKAERYDMIIFFSPAGVTSLLHNHPDFEQGKTVLAAFGPATTAAVEQAGLRLDLAAPTPGAPSMAMVLDQYLGQVNK; encoded by the coding sequence ATGAGCATCAAGAAGATCCTAATCTCTCAGCCCAAGCCCGAGTCAGGGAAGTCCCCTTACTTCGACATCGCAGCGCGCCATGATGCCGAGGCTACCTTCCGCCCCTTCATAGTCGTCGAGTCGGTATCCAGCCGTGAGTTCCGCGACCAGAAGGTGAATATCCTCGATCATACGGCCATCGTCTTCACCTCGCGCATCGCGATGGAGCACTTCTTCAAGCTCGCTGAGGAGCTACGCGTCAGCCTGTCGGAGGACATGAAGTACTTCTGCATCAACGAGCAGGTAGCCCACTACCTCCAGAAGTTCATCGTCTACCGCAAGCGCAAGGTCTTCTATCCCGAGGCTGGCGGACAGACCGAGCTCGTGGCCCTGATGCACAAGCACGCCAAGGAGCACTACTTCCTCCCCGTGGCCGAGGACCACAAGGCCGATCTCATCGATCTACTGGAGGCCAAGAAGCTCCAGTACAGCAAGGCCGTCATGTACCGCACCGTCAGCGCCGAGTTCAGCCCCGAGGAGAAGGCCGAGCGCTACGACATGATCATCTTCTTCAGCCCCGCAGGGGTGACCTCCCTCCTACACAACCATCCGGACTTCGAGCAGGGCAAGACCGTGCTGGCTGCCTTCGGCCCCGCGACGACCGCCGCTGTAGAGCAGGCTGGGCTACGCCTCGACCTGGCGGCTCCTACGCCAGGTGCGCCCTCCATGGCCATGGTACTCGACCAGTACCTCGGTCAGGTCAATAAGTAA
- the rpsF gene encoding 30S ribosomal protein S6, which translates to MNNYETVFILTPDLSEAQVKEAVAKFVDILKAEGAEIVNEENWGIKKLAYSINKKTTGFYQFVEFKAQPTVIATLETQFRRDENVLRFLTFRQDKFAAAYAEKRRSRKA; encoded by the coding sequence ATGAATAACTACGAAACCGTTTTCATTCTTACTCCCGATTTATCTGAAGCTCAGGTAAAGGAAGCGGTCGCTAAGTTCGTCGACATTCTCAAGGCCGAAGGTGCCGAGATCGTCAACGAAGAGAACTGGGGCATCAAGAAGCTTGCCTACAGCATCAACAAGAAGACCACGGGCTTCTACCAGTTCGTCGAGTTCAAGGCACAGCCTACCGTGATCGCTACGCTCGAGACGCAGTTCCGTCGTGACGAGAACGTCCTCCGCTTCCTGACCTTCCGCCAGGATAAGTTCGCCGCTGCATACGCAGAGAAGAGAAGAAGCCGCAAGGCATAA
- the secG gene encoding preprotein translocase subunit SecG: protein MFTLITVLILIASLALVLLVIVQKSKGGGLASPFASSNNIMGVRKTTDVLEKATWWLFGAIAVLCVASTHFLGGGATAESKTQQTLEQNAAKAPAPTALPNLGGGTAPAAAPAQQAPAEQPAQ from the coding sequence ATGTTCACCCTAATCACTGTCCTCATCCTCATCGCATCTCTGGCCCTGGTGCTGCTCGTCATCGTGCAGAAGTCTAAGGGCGGCGGCCTCGCTTCGCCCTTCGCCTCGTCCAATAATATCATGGGCGTGCGCAAGACGACGGACGTACTCGAGAAGGCTACCTGGTGGCTCTTCGGCGCCATCGCTGTCCTCTGCGTCGCCTCCACGCACTTCCTCGGTGGTGGTGCTACCGCCGAGAGCAAGACGCAGCAGACCCTCGAGCAGAACGCAGCCAAGGCTCCAGCGCCTACGGCTCTGCCCAACCTCGGTGGCGGCACGGCTCCTGCAGCAGCGCCTGCTCAGCAGGCGCCCGCAGAGCAGCCCGCCCAGTAG
- the rpsR gene encoding 30S ribosomal protein S18, producing the protein MAAPSEVRYLTPLNLDSKKKKYCRFKKSGIKYIDYKDPEFLKRFLNEQGKILPRRITGTSLKFQRRVAQAVKRARHLALLPYVTDNMAK; encoded by the coding sequence ATGGCTGCACCATCAGAAGTACGCTATCTGACCCCACTGAACCTCGATAGCAAGAAGAAGAAGTACTGCCGCTTCAAGAAGAGCGGTATCAAGTATATCGACTATAAGGATCCCGAATTCCTCAAGCGCTTCCTCAACGAGCAGGGTAAGATCCTTCCCCGTCGTATCACGGGTACGAGCCTCAAGTTCCAGCGTCGCGTAGCTCAGGCTGTCAAGCGCGCTCGTCACCTGGCGCTGCTGCCCTACGTGACGGACAACATGGCGAAGTAG
- a CDS encoding sigma-54-dependent Fis family transcriptional regulator: MSIDIQQIKHRFGIIGNSPLLEHALRTAVQVASTDMSVLVIGESGVGKENFPRIIHQSSARKHGPYVPVNCGAIPEGTIDSELFGHLKGSFTGAINDRKGYFQEAGGGTIFLDEVGELPLSTQARLLRVLETGEFIPVGASQAQKTDVRIVAATNVNLQEAVARGRFREDLLFRLNTVPIEIPPLRARPEDIPLLFRFFASKSADQYHMPPLKLTPEAVELLQSYRWPGNIRELRNLTDRMSVLEEERLLTAEIVRGYLPRTVSEDYHPALRPMESREQQSFANEREILYQVLFDMRQDMAELRKLVSGIMQGDIPVGHHPAGGTADYADLRGGYAAAGLRPPTSEGAVSLLTHPTGSFGREEPLVALPHHDFPVEEHVQEYIVEEPLSLEENERRMIAEALHRHKGRRRLAAQELKISERTLYRKIKQYALDEQH; this comes from the coding sequence ATGAGTATAGATATTCAGCAGATCAAGCACCGCTTCGGCATCATAGGCAATAGCCCGCTCCTGGAGCACGCGCTACGCACGGCAGTGCAGGTAGCCTCTACCGATATGTCCGTCCTCGTCATCGGGGAGAGCGGCGTGGGGAAGGAGAACTTCCCCCGCATCATCCATCAGTCGAGCGCGCGCAAGCACGGGCCCTATGTGCCCGTCAACTGCGGGGCTATCCCTGAGGGGACGATCGACTCCGAGCTCTTCGGCCACCTCAAGGGTTCCTTCACGGGCGCCATCAACGACCGCAAGGGCTACTTCCAGGAGGCAGGCGGCGGGACGATCTTCCTCGACGAGGTGGGCGAGCTGCCCCTCTCGACGCAGGCACGCCTGCTGCGCGTGCTGGAGACGGGCGAGTTCATCCCCGTCGGTGCCAGCCAGGCGCAGAAGACCGATGTGCGCATCGTCGCCGCCACCAACGTCAATCTACAGGAGGCCGTGGCGCGCGGACGCTTCCGCGAGGATCTACTCTTCCGCCTCAATACCGTCCCCATCGAGATCCCGCCCCTGCGCGCGCGTCCCGAGGACATCCCCCTGCTCTTCCGCTTCTTCGCCTCCAAGAGTGCCGACCAGTACCACATGCCGCCGCTCAAGCTGACCCCCGAGGCCGTCGAGCTGCTCCAGAGCTATCGCTGGCCCGGCAACATCCGTGAGCTGCGCAACCTCACCGACCGCATGAGCGTGCTCGAGGAGGAGCGTCTCTTGACGGCCGAGATCGTGCGTGGCTACCTGCCCCGCACGGTGAGCGAGGACTACCATCCCGCGCTGCGCCCCATGGAGAGCCGCGAGCAGCAGAGCTTTGCCAACGAGCGTGAGATCCTCTACCAGGTACTCTTCGATATGCGTCAGGATATGGCCGAGCTACGCAAGCTCGTCTCAGGCATCATGCAGGGCGATATCCCCGTAGGGCATCACCCCGCTGGGGGCACGGCCGACTACGCCGACCTACGTGGGGGCTACGCTGCGGCGGGCCTCCGTCCGCCCACCAGCGAGGGTGCGGTATCGCTCCTCACGCACCCCACGGGGAGCTTCGGTCGCGAGGAACCGCTGGTAGCGCTGCCCCACCACGACTTCCCCGTAGAGGAGCACGTGCAGGAGTACATCGTCGAGGAGCCCCTATCGCTGGAGGAGAACGAGCGCCGTATGATCGCCGAGGCCCTGCATCGCCACAAGGGACGCCGTCGCCTGGCCGCCCAGGAGCTCAAAATCTCGGAGCGCACGCTCTATCGTAAAATCAAGCAATACGCACTGGATGAACAGCATTAA
- the rplS gene encoding 50S ribosomal protein L19 has protein sequence MDFIKIVNDAFSTGKSHPSFRSGDTITVDYRISEGGKERIQRYRGVVIRISGHGDKKRFTVRKISEGVGVERIFTLESPFIDKITVEKLGKVRRAKLYYLRALTGKKARIKERRVAIEK, from the coding sequence ATGGATTTCATCAAGATCGTCAACGACGCATTCAGCACCGGCAAGAGCCACCCCAGCTTCCGTAGCGGGGACACGATCACCGTAGACTACCGCATCAGTGAAGGTGGTAAGGAGCGTATCCAGCGCTACCGCGGTGTCGTCATCCGTATCAGCGGTCACGGGGATAAGAAGCGCTTCACCGTACGTAAGATCAGCGAAGGTGTCGGCGTAGAGCGTATCTTCACGCTCGAGAGCCCCTTCATCGACAAGATCACCGTCGAGAAGCTCGGTAAGGTGCGTCGCGCTAAGCTCTACTACCTCCGTGCCCTCACGGGTAAGAAGGCTCGTATCAAGGAGCGTCGCGTAGCCATCGAGAAGTAG
- a CDS encoding PCMD domain-containing protein, which yields MTKHILLPLALTLAMASLLPACGADPLEEKETALARKAATEGVLTTTQHYDFTQWLETPDGYSLPTIGKGDTPTATYWASASNQGYTFLAQGKSDFPVTPLLIDGRARGASIRTVKGAYFFGIGSNVVAGSLYTGAVDKRKLISSSLESSLFGQPYTSGVPEWLEFRYQYKSGATVIQGQNRRVELPATDKGSVSIVLYEITEDASYLNGLTLQSDPRIVAKGYTELEATPEGQWRELELRVAPVDAARYARIDFAARRYRLALVFASSYRGAEFIGALGSELRLQDVRIKDRVKSSN from the coding sequence ATGACCAAGCACATCCTCCTGCCCCTAGCCCTCACCTTGGCTATGGCTAGCCTCCTCCCGGCCTGCGGCGCCGATCCGCTCGAGGAGAAGGAGACCGCCCTGGCGCGCAAGGCCGCGACCGAGGGCGTACTCACCACCACACAGCACTACGACTTCACCCAGTGGCTCGAGACCCCCGACGGCTACTCCCTGCCCACCATCGGCAAGGGCGACACACCGACCGCCACCTACTGGGCCTCAGCGAGCAACCAAGGCTACACCTTCCTCGCGCAGGGCAAGAGTGACTTCCCCGTGACTCCGCTCCTCATCGATGGGCGCGCTCGAGGGGCCTCCATCCGCACCGTCAAGGGCGCCTACTTCTTCGGTATCGGGTCGAATGTCGTCGCGGGCTCGCTCTACACGGGCGCCGTCGACAAGCGCAAGCTCATCTCCAGTAGCCTCGAGTCCAGCCTCTTCGGTCAGCCCTACACGAGCGGAGTCCCCGAGTGGCTGGAGTTCCGTTACCAGTATAAGTCCGGCGCTACCGTCATCCAGGGGCAGAACCGCCGTGTCGAGCTCCCCGCCACCGACAAGGGCTCCGTGTCCATCGTCCTCTACGAGATCACCGAGGACGCCAGCTACCTCAATGGCCTGACGCTGCAGTCCGATCCGCGCATTGTCGCCAAGGGCTATACCGAGCTCGAGGCGACGCCTGAGGGGCAGTGGCGCGAGCTCGAGCTGCGTGTCGCTCCTGTGGACGCGGCGCGCTATGCCCGCATAGACTTCGCCGCACGCCGCTATCGCCTCGCCCTCGTCTTTGCTTCCAGCTACCGCGGGGCTGAGTTCATCGGCGCCCTCGGCAGTGAGCTGCGTCTGCAGGATGTGCGCATCAAGGATCGTGTCAAGTCAAGCAACTAG
- the yidD gene encoding membrane protein insertion efficiency factor YidD has product MLSGLRRLFILLLTLPILFYKGAISPLTPPSCRFTPSCSTYALEAIRRHGPIYGLYLALRRILRCHPWGGSGYDPVP; this is encoded by the coding sequence ATGCTCAGCGGACTACGTCGCCTCTTCATCCTCCTGCTGACGCTGCCCATCCTCTTCTACAAGGGCGCTATCTCCCCCCTCACGCCACCCTCCTGCCGCTTTACCCCCTCCTGCTCGACCTATGCGCTGGAGGCCATACGTCGGCACGGCCCCATCTACGGGCTCTACCTTGCGCTCAGACGTATCCTGCGCTGCCATCCCTGGGGCGGCAGTGGCTACGATCCCGTACCCTAA
- a CDS encoding outer membrane beta-barrel protein, whose product MMKKTLLLLALAASPLAAFAGEDTTAPSPRLGYGAHFGFNLGGALPRSIPSTVERIHHFDPGFGLDLGLDVSWRFGAPSSPWRLCSGLAFEGRGFYTSISARDMPVRYQNTDFAEQHYTGYQSVDQSNQALTLPLTLSYDLSTRWSLQAGGYYSHLVDRQFIARLDGDGLMDGRIYQRETILPFAIGHMQVRNELGLLLGADCRLDENWGLYGRLKLGITRTFERSFEVMPYALFPTYLSLGVNYTFRR is encoded by the coding sequence ATGATGAAGAAGACCCTTCTACTGCTAGCCCTCGCGGCTAGTCCGCTGGCAGCCTTCGCTGGCGAAGATACGACCGCTCCCAGCCCACGCCTCGGCTACGGCGCACACTTTGGCTTCAACCTCGGGGGCGCCCTGCCGCGCTCCATCCCCTCGACGGTGGAGCGTATCCATCACTTTGATCCAGGCTTCGGCCTCGATCTCGGGCTGGATGTCTCTTGGCGCTTTGGCGCGCCGAGCTCCCCCTGGCGACTCTGCTCGGGCCTCGCCTTCGAGGGGCGCGGCTTCTATACCTCCATCTCGGCGCGGGATATGCCCGTGCGCTATCAGAATACCGACTTCGCCGAGCAGCACTATACGGGCTACCAGTCGGTAGACCAGAGCAACCAGGCGCTGACCCTGCCGCTGACCCTCAGCTACGACCTCTCCACGCGCTGGTCGCTGCAGGCAGGCGGCTACTACAGCCACCTCGTCGACCGCCAGTTCATCGCGCGCCTTGACGGAGACGGGCTGATGGACGGGCGCATCTACCAGCGCGAGACCATCCTTCCCTTTGCCATCGGGCACATGCAGGTGCGCAATGAGCTCGGGCTGCTCCTCGGGGCAGACTGTCGCCTCGATGAGAACTGGGGACTCTACGGACGGCTCAAGCTCGGGATAACGCGTACCTTCGAGCGTAGCTTCGAGGTCATGCCCTACGCGCTCTTCCCGACCTACCTCAGCCTTGGGGTCAACTATACCTTCCGTCGCTGA
- the lptE gene encoding LPS assembly lipoprotein LptE, translating into MNSIKQLKGWLLGLVLLVGLVTTLVGCSISYRFNGGAIDYTQLRTITIGEVLNKAPIIYPTLAPTFTERLKDQYVTRTRLSLVPQAGDLELHCTVTGYDLTPMSISQDNFAERTVFTVTVQVKYVNRANDKESFDRSFKAYRDFPRTQPFVAVQDDLLREIMDDLIKQIYNATVENW; encoded by the coding sequence ATGAACAGCATTAAGCAGCTCAAGGGCTGGCTACTCGGGCTCGTGCTCCTCGTGGGGCTCGTGACAACGCTCGTCGGCTGCAGCATCAGCTACCGCTTCAACGGCGGCGCCATCGACTACACGCAGCTGCGCACCATCACCATAGGCGAGGTGCTCAATAAGGCGCCCATCATCTACCCGACGCTGGCACCGACCTTCACCGAGCGCCTCAAGGACCAGTACGTCACCCGCACGCGCCTCTCGCTGGTGCCTCAGGCGGGGGACCTCGAGCTGCACTGCACGGTCACGGGCTACGACCTGACGCCTATGTCCATCAGCCAGGACAACTTCGCCGAGCGTACCGTCTTCACCGTCACGGTGCAGGTCAAGTACGTCAATCGCGCCAATGATAAGGAGAGCTTCGATCGCAGCTTCAAGGCCTATCGCGACTTCCCCCGCACGCAGCCCTTCGTGGCGGTGCAGGACGACCTCCTGCGTGAGATCATGGATGATCTGATCAAGCAGATCTACAACGCCACGGTAGAGAACTGGTAG